A single region of the Thermotoga profunda AZM34c06 genome encodes:
- the pepV gene encoding dipeptidase PepV, producing MNKKIDDIVFANSQQMFQEISNLIKIKSVKSEPAGVDKPFGEGIAKALEYALDLGKRLGFQVKNVDGYGGHIEYGRGGKLFAVLGHLDVVPEGDGWSVDPYSGLIRDGYLWGRGASDDKGPTIAAIFALKAVKDAGYDVKNRVRIILGTDEESGWDGIRYYFQKEEAPVYAVTPDANFPIIYAEKGIINYKISSSLKKSKKSGVDIVHLKAGEASNVVPQRAVVIMKSFKDQILKDLEEFKPKNGAKISWQVNGDELKIEVKGKSAHGSKPEHGINAAAALFDFLRTMEINDEGIETFIRTIFTRIGYETDGNSLRISGTDCIAGPLTLNLGTVDLDNDKITAVINIRYPIYYSEPMLSKQVIEALKPLQVEPRNHHAPLFVSPDSELIKMLSEVYTDVTGEKAQLLTTGGGTYARAVPCGVAFGPLLPGRPETEHQPDERIALDDLVLMTRIYAQLLYKVLVEW from the coding sequence GTGAACAAGAAAATCGATGACATTGTTTTTGCAAACAGTCAACAAATGTTCCAAGAGATATCGAATCTCATAAAAATCAAGTCCGTCAAATCTGAACCAGCAGGTGTTGATAAACCTTTTGGAGAAGGTATTGCAAAGGCTCTTGAGTACGCTCTTGATCTTGGTAAGAGACTTGGTTTCCAAGTCAAGAACGTGGATGGTTATGGTGGACACATAGAGTACGGTAGAGGGGGGAAGTTATTCGCAGTCTTAGGCCATCTGGATGTCGTACCAGAGGGCGATGGTTGGTCGGTAGATCCTTATTCGGGATTGATCAGAGATGGTTATTTGTGGGGGAGAGGCGCATCAGATGACAAAGGTCCGACAATTGCAGCCATCTTTGCACTCAAAGCCGTGAAGGATGCAGGATATGATGTGAAAAATCGTGTACGAATAATACTTGGAACCGATGAGGAATCTGGTTGGGATGGTATCAGGTATTACTTTCAGAAAGAAGAAGCTCCAGTCTATGCAGTAACACCAGATGCAAACTTTCCGATAATCTATGCCGAGAAAGGCATTATAAACTATAAAATAAGCTCTTCTCTCAAAAAATCAAAGAAATCTGGTGTCGATATCGTCCATCTAAAAGCCGGAGAGGCTTCAAATGTCGTACCGCAAAGAGCAGTAGTTATCATGAAGTCCTTCAAAGATCAGATTCTCAAAGATTTGGAAGAATTCAAGCCAAAAAATGGCGCGAAGATTTCTTGGCAAGTGAATGGTGACGAGTTGAAAATTGAGGTAAAAGGCAAATCGGCTCATGGTTCTAAACCTGAACATGGTATCAATGCGGCTGCTGCTCTATTTGACTTTTTAAGGACAATGGAAATCAATGACGAAGGTATCGAGACATTCATAAGAACTATCTTTACAAGGATTGGTTATGAAACCGATGGTAATTCACTGAGAATTTCTGGTACAGATTGTATAGCCGGTCCGTTGACACTCAATCTTGGTACAGTTGATCTTGACAATGACAAGATAACGGCTGTTATTAACATACGTTATCCAATCTATTATTCAGAACCAATGCTTTCCAAACAAGTGATAGAGGCTTTGAAGCCTTTACAAGTAGAACCAAGGAATCACCATGCACCTTTGTTTGTTTCACCAGATAGTGAATTAATCAAGATGTTGAGTGAAGTCTATACCGATGTTACCGGGGAAAAAGCTCAGTTATTGACCACAGGTGGGGGAACTTATGCGAGAGCCGTCCCATGCGGTGTTGCCTTTGGGCCATTGCTACCAGGCAGGCCTGAGACCGAACATCAGCCAGATGAGAGAATAGCACTTGACGATCTTGTTTTGATGACTCGAATTTATGCACAACTCCTTTACAAAGTCTTGGTGGAGTGGTAA